CGACGTCGGGGAGAACGGGTGGTGGTTCGGCCGGAACTTCCGAATGAAGAATCAGCGCTTCGCGATGTCGGGTTACCTTGGCACGATGGGGTTTGGGCTTCCCGGGGCTATCGCGGGGAAGCTCGCCTACCCCGACAGGACCGTCGTCTGCATCACCGGTGACGGCGGTTTTGCCATGGTGATGGGGGAGCTGCTCACTGCCGTCAAGTACAACCTTCCCATGGTGGTGGTTGTCCTGAACAACCACGAGCTCGCCATGATCACACAGGAGCAGAAAGAGGCACACTATCCGCCCTATGCGACCGATCTCCTCAATCCGGACTTCGCCGCCTACGCCGGGCTCTGTGGCGGCGCCGGTCGCCGTGTCACCCGGCCGGCAGACCTCCGGGGCGCGCTCACCGAAGCGATAGAGGCCGACCGGCCGTTCGTCGTGGATATCGAGACGGATCCGAAACGGTTTGAGTGACCGCCGCCATCCGGGGCGGTGTGGAAACGGTGATATACCGTTGGTGAGATGATGGTGCTTTCATGAGTACTGCAGATGAGGAGATCGCGATCCTTGCGGCGAAGATACGGCGTGCCGCTCCCGGTCTTGCCGCCCGGGAGGAGCAGGAACGACAGGACGCTCTCAAGGCTCTTCGGGAGATCTGCATCTGTCCGGGATGCCCGACGTACAACGTCTGTGCCGAGCAGGCCGCCGAGAAGTTCTTCTGCGCCGAGGGAGGAAGCACGGTCTGTATCCAGGGCGAGCACGGGTGCCTCTGCCCCGACTGCCCGGTTCATGCCGAGATGGGTCTTTCTCACCGTTCCTTCTGCACGCGAGACTCGGAGACGGTGCAGGGCTACGGGACGCCGGAGCGGTGAGCGGGACGGTGCACAGGTTCTAGAGGAGGGATGAGTATGCCGAAATTTGAAGAGC
This sequence is a window from Methanoculleus taiwanensis. Protein-coding genes within it:
- a CDS encoding DUF2769 domain-containing protein; this encodes MSTADEEIAILAAKIRRAAPGLAAREEQERQDALKALREICICPGCPTYNVCAEQAAEKFFCAEGGSTVCIQGEHGCLCPDCPVHAEMGLSHRSFCTRDSETVQGYGTPER